Proteins from a genomic interval of Micromonospora sp. NBC_00389:
- a CDS encoding FxsB family cyclophane-forming radical SAM/SPASM peptide maturase has product MPGPVGGHQPSLGATVRSAPPRRPVPFRQFVVKLHSRCDLACDHCYVYTMADQRWRSRPRVMSAATLARTGERIGEHAHRHGLEGVSIVLHGGEPLLSGVGGVARAVELLRRGAAPVPARVSVQTNGLRLDDSFLRLFDRLDVGVSVSLDGDRTAHDRHRRGPDGQGSHDRVEAALHRLTGSYRRLFNGLLCTVDLRNDPLTTYRSLLAHQPPVVDFLLPHGTWSAPPAGRPPDPLHAPYADWLIAVFDEWHADGGQQTRVRLFDEIIQLLLGGSSRLAGVGVSPVAVAVVETDGAIEMDDTLGAAHAGAGHTGLHVDRDTFDAALDQPGVRAQQAGVAGLSAECRACDLHRVCGGGLYTHRWRAGSGFDNPSVYCADLYRLIGHIRRTLRRDVTALRRAAR; this is encoded by the coding sequence ATGCCCGGACCCGTTGGCGGCCACCAGCCGTCGCTCGGCGCGACGGTCCGCTCCGCGCCGCCGAGGCGACCGGTCCCCTTTCGACAGTTCGTGGTGAAGCTGCACAGCCGCTGCGATCTGGCCTGCGACCACTGCTACGTCTACACGATGGCCGACCAACGCTGGCGGTCCCGACCCCGGGTGATGTCGGCGGCGACGCTGGCGCGCACCGGGGAGCGGATCGGCGAGCACGCCCACCGGCACGGGCTGGAGGGGGTGAGCATCGTCCTGCACGGCGGCGAGCCGCTGCTGTCCGGGGTGGGCGGCGTCGCACGGGCCGTCGAGCTGCTGCGGCGCGGGGCCGCCCCGGTGCCGGCGCGGGTGAGCGTGCAGACCAACGGCCTCCGGTTGGACGACTCCTTCCTGCGCCTGTTCGACCGGCTCGACGTCGGGGTCAGCGTCAGCCTCGACGGGGACCGCACCGCGCACGACCGGCACCGACGGGGGCCGGACGGGCAGGGCAGCCACGACCGGGTCGAGGCCGCGCTGCACCGGCTCACCGGGTCGTATCGGAGGCTTTTCAACGGGCTGCTCTGCACCGTCGACCTGCGCAACGATCCGCTCACCACCTATCGCAGCCTGCTGGCCCACCAGCCCCCGGTGGTGGACTTCCTGCTGCCCCACGGCACCTGGTCGGCGCCGCCCGCCGGCCGCCCACCCGACCCACTGCACGCCCCGTACGCGGACTGGCTCATCGCCGTCTTCGACGAGTGGCACGCCGACGGCGGGCAGCAGACCCGGGTCCGCCTCTTCGACGAGATCATCCAACTCCTGCTCGGTGGTTCCTCCCGCCTGGCGGGGGTGGGGGTCAGCCCGGTCGCTGTCGCCGTGGTGGAGACCGACGGGGCGATCGAGATGGACGACACCCTCGGCGCCGCCCACGCCGGTGCCGGGCACACCGGCCTGCACGTGGACCGGGACACCTTCGACGCCGCCCTGGACCAGCCCGGCGTCCGGGCGCAGCAGGCCGGGGTGGCCGGGCTCTCCGCCGAGTGCCGCGCCTGCGACCTGCACCGGGTCTGCGGCGGCGGCCTCTACACGCATCGCTGGCGCGCCGGTAGCGGCTTCGACAACCCGTCGGTGTACTGCGCCGACCTGTACCGGCTCATCGGCCACATCCGCCGCACCCTGCGCCGGGACGTGACGGCGCTGCGGAGGGCGGCGCGGTGA
- the fxsA gene encoding FxSxx-COOH cyclophane-containing RiPP peptide, translated as MDTGEDDFRSELIDLTDLDLTELDALPVGVLVAALRRLDRRAAAPGDQYAGFESALDGDD; from the coding sequence ATGGACACCGGAGAGGACGACTTCCGTTCGGAGCTGATCGACCTCACCGACCTGGACCTCACCGAGTTGGACGCTCTGCCGGTCGGCGTCCTCGTCGCCGCGCTGCGACGGCTCGACCGCCGCGCCGCCGCCCCCGGTGACCAGTACGCAGGCTTCGAGAGCGCCCTCGATGGCGACGACTGA
- the fxsT gene encoding FxSxx-COOH system tetratricopeptide repeat protein gives MNISRDATPGIATIVSFVSPADDTGRSSAVANVAWILAGNGKKVLAVDWCPKTPRVYDFLRPVQVDAVPAARELGDDLAAVLTPAPDAPPVPPATVIAPTAPEQGTLYRYAVSGSTATFAMVGLGATAAGPPTGDAARLRQLLQQAEYDYVLIDAPVDLTEPGITHGAVLSDVAVVCMPPRRPAVQQAAGLAAELRQRATGGIRVLAAPTLHEVPEPWRGESRDFVRQAFARLLEKPSDAPDPAAVGIVEVPGRNYDTFEDVLSVLADEPDDAGSPLAAYERITEWITGGEVTRAAPVPERIRKRYRHAVLLEPAESLGDIAVAYDPVDRPWADWISGQLRRTGVRPHLWAVRPGVEPDFGPNATVLAVLSPDLADRAGAELSGLRPESADQSAEVLGVLVAGDAWRERFDPERIIDLRAADAIRAQSLLLSQLGLIAPAQPAGDLRNVARFPADADRRLRFNVPPRNPSFVGRDDYLERVRDHLASEDRPLTLTGGAGVGKSELAREFAHRFAYDYDVVWWIPAQDRETVQNGLGALADEINAVDSTGAAEAALEALSAPDGAFPRWLLIYDNADDADVLTGLLPHDGAGHVLITSRDDGSSGLPSPLEVAAFTGDESVAMLRRVLGIGTEDARSIAVALEHLPLALRLATAWMRQRVVRLEHGGVPSLEAVGQGVRELLAALEGQSDEDLGEQIPGSHTASVARVLRITLEALRATPFGELAIRLAELSAFLSPEGIGLPLLRSTPMLTQLAAASGTDADELLINAVEVDLVLTVGARFALYDVDWGHGAALRMHRAIQVLLREAIPEPERRERHRQVLHGLAGYAPTDPEADDNRYAAVFDELQRHLVPAGALESDDRRVRHWVVKQVRHLFLSNDSDAWRSALLLASAACERWDRGDETDQLTMRLFVQTANLYRALGNHQEALRLDERVLSEQRRRYGLRHFHTLIAGRGRGGDLRGLGRFEDALVEDQATFNGFRQTVGDDHPNTRMAVNNLGISFLLTGDAPEALRLARLERDRRMLLFGPEDPRTWRASCQVGTCEREIGEYELSLATLREALARIHELPTGRLLDELRVNRSLAVTERRLGLTIPAKKRSTETFRGYVEHLGEDHPHTRGSLLSLAADYYHAGDAGIAVKHAMRCLRGYERKLASGHPFTAICSVNLGLFQRGSKEFDQAVWYGERGLRSLRAKLGDAHPWTLAATTGQAGNLAARGDLDGALPVQEEACVTSLRYLGRGHPVTRDALANLAAIQALRDDAPNAAAALTDTDIDVPQS, from the coding sequence ATGAACATCAGCAGGGATGCGACACCGGGTATCGCCACGATCGTCTCGTTCGTGTCGCCCGCCGACGACACCGGCCGCAGCAGCGCGGTGGCCAACGTCGCCTGGATCCTCGCCGGCAACGGCAAGAAGGTGCTCGCCGTCGACTGGTGCCCGAAGACCCCTCGGGTCTACGACTTCCTGCGCCCAGTCCAGGTGGACGCCGTCCCGGCGGCCCGGGAGCTGGGCGACGACCTCGCCGCCGTGCTCACCCCCGCACCGGACGCGCCGCCGGTGCCACCCGCGACGGTGATCGCACCGACCGCGCCCGAGCAGGGCACCCTCTACCGGTACGCGGTGTCCGGCTCGACCGCCACGTTCGCCATGGTCGGTCTCGGCGCCACCGCCGCCGGCCCGCCCACCGGCGATGCCGCCCGGCTCCGGCAGCTGCTCCAGCAGGCCGAGTACGACTACGTCCTGATCGACGCCCCGGTCGACCTGACCGAGCCGGGGATCACCCACGGCGCGGTGCTCAGCGACGTCGCGGTGGTGTGCATGCCACCTCGCCGGCCGGCGGTGCAGCAGGCGGCCGGGCTCGCCGCGGAGCTGCGGCAGCGGGCCACCGGCGGGATCCGGGTGCTGGCCGCGCCAACCCTGCACGAGGTCCCCGAGCCGTGGCGCGGGGAGTCCCGCGACTTCGTCCGCCAGGCCTTCGCCCGGCTGCTCGAAAAGCCGTCCGACGCCCCCGACCCCGCGGCGGTGGGGATCGTCGAGGTGCCGGGGCGCAACTACGACACCTTCGAGGACGTGTTGTCGGTGCTCGCCGACGAGCCCGACGACGCGGGCAGCCCGCTGGCGGCGTACGAGCGGATCACAGAGTGGATCACCGGGGGTGAGGTCACCCGGGCGGCCCCGGTGCCGGAGCGGATCCGTAAGCGCTACCGGCATGCGGTGCTCCTGGAGCCGGCGGAGAGTCTCGGCGACATCGCCGTGGCGTACGACCCGGTCGACCGGCCGTGGGCGGACTGGATCAGCGGGCAACTGCGCCGCACCGGGGTCCGGCCCCACCTGTGGGCGGTACGCCCCGGCGTGGAGCCCGACTTCGGGCCGAACGCCACCGTGCTGGCGGTCCTCTCGCCGGATCTCGCCGACCGGGCCGGTGCGGAGCTGTCCGGGCTGCGTCCGGAGTCCGCCGACCAGTCGGCGGAGGTGCTCGGCGTGCTGGTGGCCGGCGACGCGTGGCGGGAGCGGTTCGACCCCGAGCGGATCATCGATCTGCGCGCGGCGGACGCCATAAGGGCGCAGTCGCTGCTGCTGAGCCAGCTCGGCCTGATCGCCCCCGCCCAACCCGCCGGCGACCTGCGCAACGTCGCGCGCTTCCCGGCGGACGCCGACCGGCGACTGCGGTTCAACGTGCCACCCCGCAACCCGTCCTTCGTCGGCCGGGACGACTACCTGGAACGGGTGCGCGACCACCTCGCCAGCGAGGACCGCCCGTTGACCCTGACCGGCGGCGCGGGGGTCGGCAAGAGCGAGCTGGCCCGGGAGTTCGCGCATCGCTTCGCCTACGACTACGACGTGGTCTGGTGGATCCCCGCCCAGGACCGGGAGACCGTCCAGAACGGGCTCGGCGCGCTCGCCGACGAGATCAACGCGGTGGACAGCACCGGGGCTGCGGAGGCCGCCCTGGAGGCGCTCTCCGCACCTGACGGTGCCTTCCCGCGCTGGCTGCTGATCTACGACAACGCCGACGACGCCGATGTGCTGACCGGCCTGCTGCCGCACGACGGCGCCGGGCACGTCCTGATCACTTCCCGGGACGACGGTTCCTCCGGGCTGCCCTCACCGCTGGAGGTTGCCGCCTTCACCGGCGACGAGAGCGTCGCGATGCTGCGTCGGGTGCTCGGCATCGGCACCGAGGACGCCCGGTCGATCGCGGTGGCGCTGGAGCACCTGCCGCTGGCGCTGCGCCTGGCCACGGCCTGGATGCGGCAGCGCGTCGTACGGTTGGAGCACGGCGGGGTGCCCAGCCTGGAGGCGGTGGGTCAGGGTGTTCGGGAGTTGCTGGCCGCGCTGGAGGGACAGTCCGACGAGGACCTCGGCGAGCAGATCCCCGGGTCGCACACCGCCAGCGTGGCCCGGGTCCTCAGGATCACGCTGGAGGCGCTGCGCGCCACGCCCTTCGGTGAGTTGGCCATCCGGCTGGCCGAGCTCAGCGCCTTTCTCTCGCCGGAGGGCATCGGGCTGCCGCTGCTGCGTTCCACTCCGATGTTGACCCAGCTCGCCGCCGCGTCCGGCACCGACGCCGACGAGTTGCTGATCAACGCCGTCGAGGTGGACCTGGTTCTCACCGTCGGCGCCCGCTTCGCGCTCTATGACGTCGACTGGGGGCACGGTGCGGCCCTGCGGATGCACCGCGCCATCCAGGTCCTGCTCCGGGAGGCCATCCCCGAGCCGGAGCGGCGGGAGCGGCACCGGCAGGTCCTGCACGGCCTCGCCGGCTACGCTCCGACCGATCCGGAGGCCGACGACAACCGCTACGCCGCCGTCTTCGACGAGCTGCAACGGCATCTCGTACCGGCCGGGGCGCTGGAGTCCGACGACCGGCGGGTCCGGCACTGGGTCGTCAAGCAGGTGCGCCACCTGTTCCTGTCCAACGACAGCGATGCCTGGCGCTCGGCGCTGCTGTTGGCGTCGGCGGCGTGCGAACGGTGGGACCGCGGTGACGAGACCGACCAGTTGACCATGCGGCTCTTCGTCCAGACCGCGAACCTGTACCGGGCGCTGGGCAACCACCAGGAGGCGCTGCGGCTGGACGAGCGGGTGCTCAGCGAGCAGCGCCGCCGCTACGGCCTGCGCCACTTCCATACCCTCATCGCCGGTCGCGGCCGGGGCGGTGACCTGCGCGGCCTGGGCCGGTTCGAGGATGCCCTGGTCGAGGACCAGGCCACCTTCAATGGCTTCCGCCAGACGGTCGGCGACGACCACCCGAACACCCGGATGGCCGTGAACAACCTCGGGATCTCCTTCCTGCTCACCGGCGACGCCCCGGAGGCCCTGCGGCTCGCCCGCCTGGAACGGGACCGCCGGATGCTGCTGTTCGGCCCGGAGGACCCGCGGACCTGGCGGGCGTCGTGCCAGGTCGGCACCTGCGAGCGGGAGATCGGCGAGTACGAGCTGTCGCTGGCCACCCTGCGGGAGGCGCTCGCCCGCATCCACGAGCTGCCCACCGGCCGCCTCCTCGACGAGCTGCGGGTCAATCGCAGCCTCGCCGTCACCGAGCGCCGACTCGGCCTGACCATCCCGGCCAAGAAACGCAGCACCGAGACGTTCCGCGGCTATGTCGAGCACCTCGGCGAGGACCACCCGCACACCCGGGGCAGCCTGCTCAGCCTGGCGGCCGACTACTACCACGCCGGCGACGCCGGGATCGCCGTCAAGCACGCCATGCGGTGCCTGCGCGGTTACGAGCGGAAGCTGGCGTCGGGGCACCCGTTCACCGCGATCTGCTCAGTCAACCTGGGCCTGTTCCAGCGCGGCTCGAAGGAGTTCGACCAGGCAGTCTGGTACGGCGAGCGCGGCCTGCGCTCGCTGCGGGCGAAGCTCGGTGACGCGCACCCGTGGACGCTGGCGGCGACGACCGGCCAGGCCGGCAACCTGGCCGCCCGTGGGGACCTCGACGGCGCGCTGCCGGTCCAGGAGGAAGCATGCGTGACCTCCCTGCGGTATCTCGGCCGTGGGCACCCGGTCACGCGGGACGCCCTCGCCAACCTCGCCGCGATCCAGGCGCTGCGGGACGACGCCCCGAACGCCGCCGCTGCGCTGACCGATACCGACATCGATGTGCCGCAGAGCTGA
- a CDS encoding RyR domain-containing protein translates to MTGPVPGAYRPAGRSLRAVFAVIGLLALVLGFIGFERLLRAEPDTGHDLYDVIYYDLQLFVLGAEPLQEPGPYPWQLQVARFAAPLFTLLAVVEASRLLLAAEIRRLRARRARGHAVVCGDSQFAHMLADRLFSEGERVVVVRAEPFGPLEYRRHRYLGVTGDPTSPEVLRGAGLPHARTVYACTDDDDRNHAIANAASRLIQDRRQPARVYVQVHDPEMCLSLQARRLGAAGSSRLRLDYFHVDDVAARALYRHHPLTSTTGRPVRVLIAGRGSFRRAALVATARHWQLRQAEAPAGRPVPPLHVDLVAPDATAELALATTRHPFLPTACEVRAYDLDLDGLVDSGMLRRGYDRLYVCAVDERNGLQLALDNPELWQRAESTVFVPVYRQAALAAAFHGDRRHDLLDEVHGRLQLYPVLTRACDAELIAEDLTERLARQIHDKYLQSQERAGVRRGDTPAMVDWARLPESLRRANRAHVQDIAAKLLSLGCVVAPRHGPTAGAADPDAVRAIDDRIDELAQLEHERWCRERRGEDWVYGEPRDDTRRRHPALRPWDELPWDVQETNRDEIRALPEVLSDAGFEMIRLTPDPTGPPGPPRQAGGPEDSPRASGDASGERIV, encoded by the coding sequence ATGACGGGTCCGGTCCCCGGTGCGTACCGCCCGGCCGGACGGTCACTGCGGGCGGTCTTCGCGGTGATCGGACTGCTCGCGCTGGTGCTCGGCTTCATCGGCTTCGAGCGGCTGCTGCGGGCCGAGCCGGACACCGGCCACGACCTGTACGACGTGATCTACTACGACCTCCAGCTCTTCGTGCTCGGCGCGGAGCCGCTGCAGGAGCCCGGCCCGTACCCGTGGCAGTTGCAGGTCGCCCGGTTCGCCGCCCCGCTGTTCACCCTCCTCGCGGTCGTGGAGGCCAGCCGGCTGCTGCTGGCGGCCGAGATCCGGCGACTGCGCGCCCGCCGGGCCAGGGGGCACGCCGTTGTCTGCGGCGACTCGCAGTTCGCCCACATGCTCGCCGACCGGCTCTTCAGCGAGGGCGAGCGGGTGGTCGTGGTGCGCGCCGAGCCGTTCGGGCCACTGGAGTACCGCCGGCACCGCTACCTCGGGGTCACCGGCGACCCGACCAGCCCTGAGGTGCTGCGCGGCGCCGGCCTGCCGCACGCCCGCACGGTCTACGCCTGCACGGACGACGACGACCGCAACCATGCCATCGCCAACGCCGCGAGCCGGCTGATCCAGGACCGACGGCAGCCGGCCCGGGTCTACGTGCAGGTCCATGACCCCGAGATGTGCCTGTCGTTGCAGGCCCGACGACTGGGCGCCGCCGGCTCCAGTCGGCTGCGGCTGGACTACTTCCACGTCGACGACGTGGCCGCCCGGGCCCTGTACCGGCACCATCCCCTGACCTCGACGACGGGACGCCCCGTCCGGGTCCTCATCGCTGGTCGGGGCAGCTTCCGTCGGGCCGCGCTCGTGGCCACCGCACGGCACTGGCAACTGCGCCAGGCCGAAGCGCCGGCCGGTCGGCCCGTGCCACCCCTGCACGTCGACCTGGTGGCCCCGGACGCGACCGCTGAGCTCGCGCTGGCGACCACCCGCCACCCCTTCCTGCCCACCGCCTGCGAGGTGCGGGCGTACGACCTGGACCTCGACGGTCTGGTCGACTCGGGAATGCTGCGCCGTGGCTACGACCGGCTCTACGTCTGCGCCGTGGACGAGCGCAACGGGCTTCAGTTGGCGCTGGACAACCCCGAACTCTGGCAGCGGGCGGAGAGCACGGTGTTCGTACCCGTGTACCGGCAGGCGGCGCTCGCCGCCGCGTTCCACGGCGACCGCCGGCACGACCTGCTCGACGAGGTGCACGGCCGGCTCCAGCTCTATCCGGTGCTGACCCGGGCCTGTGACGCCGAGTTGATCGCCGAGGACCTCACCGAACGGCTGGCCCGGCAGATCCACGACAAGTACCTCCAGTCGCAGGAGCGCGCCGGGGTGCGCCGGGGCGACACACCCGCCATGGTGGACTGGGCACGGCTTCCCGAGTCGCTACGCCGGGCCAACCGTGCCCACGTGCAGGACATCGCCGCCAAGCTGTTGAGCCTCGGCTGCGTGGTGGCGCCCCGGCACGGCCCCACCGCCGGGGCGGCGGACCCGGACGCCGTCCGGGCCATCGACGACCGGATCGACGAACTGGCTCAACTGGAACACGAACGGTGGTGCCGGGAACGGCGGGGGGAGGACTGGGTGTACGGCGAGCCTCGGGACGACACCCGCCGCCGGCACCCCGCGCTACGACCGTGGGACGAGCTGCCGTGGGACGTCCAGGAGACGAACCGGGACGAGATCCGGGCGCTGCCGGAGGTGTTGTCCGACGCCGGGTTCGAGATGATCCGGCTGACCCCCGACCCGACCGGCCCGCCGGGGCCGCCCCGCCAGGCCGGTGGCCCGGAAGACTCCCCGCGCGCGTCGGGCGACGCCTCGGGGGAGAGGATTGTCTGA
- a CDS encoding AAA family ATPase has translation MDALGGPPAVGPVNPFSPTAVARVTEDGTGGSTVITAAIRDATAQLDDYLRTGDGAVVAVVGDYGTGKTHLAVELLAHTRRVTGAAGRAIYLDAPGDTFLSLHRRFLTLLSRDVVRDLLTRYRTDPAGRTTSTDLLVLRLREELAEVTTDPAFGTALAMLLDPATEAAAWDWLSGHPPGPALVAAGVTPSADVEATAVEAMGVLALLHGRRHERFALVLDELDKILTAGGRPGQETMARLQRLLGVFTSAGAFLVIAGLPDMLHLLSTDVRQRIGPIVRMSALSGADVRTFIRQTQLRALGEARLAPFTVETTEYLANLADGVPRRVIRLCYHLFQRAAQANTPVTHVMVREVVRVQFDLANRQDVAADVRRVLTQDGWSYQRDHLVGSMRDLPVDFWIPLEERNAGCCVLLTESVLKSEEVDDLNRRVVAIRAAVPDSEVVLVVVGHLPAEFAADLAGTFSVEPIVHDPQSFAEDLSGSVKALMRRLEQAIGADALTSVRQRVERIHRQQSNTQRSIEQLSYQLDEIRGELRQDLAGPAGRLSVVPERHDAATGVTSPLPGRVARVFVEAITALDQLTGFERRLRDAFAPHRVATVAGADGGQALRSLLRSRDVQRAVGTSVVLRRLIEAFREGAEQWYDGHRANPQPTDLERLDLLCETYDGIAEYLPLFQLDTLSGLAAPGAGGEDGADPADRSRTWSQARSVFDGLGGRVRQLLLAG, from the coding sequence ATGGACGCACTCGGAGGTCCACCGGCGGTAGGCCCGGTCAATCCCTTCTCACCGACCGCCGTGGCCCGGGTTACGGAGGACGGCACGGGCGGCAGCACGGTGATCACCGCCGCCATCCGCGACGCGACCGCCCAACTCGACGACTACCTGCGCACCGGCGACGGTGCCGTCGTCGCCGTCGTCGGTGACTACGGCACCGGCAAAACCCACCTCGCTGTCGAGTTGCTGGCCCACACCCGGCGGGTCACCGGAGCCGCCGGGCGGGCGATCTACCTGGACGCGCCGGGCGACACCTTCCTATCACTGCACCGGCGGTTCCTCACCCTGCTGTCCCGCGACGTGGTGCGCGACCTGCTGACCCGGTACCGGACGGACCCGGCGGGCCGCACCACCTCGACGGATCTGCTCGTCCTGCGGCTGCGCGAGGAGCTCGCGGAGGTCACCACCGACCCGGCCTTCGGCACCGCACTGGCGATGCTGCTCGACCCGGCCACCGAGGCGGCCGCCTGGGACTGGTTGTCGGGTCACCCGCCGGGGCCGGCGCTGGTCGCCGCCGGCGTGACCCCCAGCGCGGACGTGGAGGCCACCGCCGTCGAGGCGATGGGGGTGCTGGCCCTGCTGCACGGCCGACGGCACGAACGTTTCGCCCTGGTCCTCGACGAGCTGGACAAGATCCTCACCGCGGGCGGCCGGCCCGGGCAGGAGACGATGGCCCGCCTACAGCGGCTGCTCGGGGTGTTCACCTCCGCCGGGGCCTTCCTGGTGATCGCCGGGCTGCCCGACATGCTCCATCTGCTCAGCACCGACGTGCGGCAGCGGATCGGGCCGATCGTGCGGATGTCGGCGCTGAGCGGTGCGGACGTCCGCACCTTCATCCGGCAGACCCAACTGCGGGCGCTCGGTGAGGCGCGGCTCGCGCCGTTCACCGTGGAGACCACCGAATACCTGGCCAACCTCGCTGACGGGGTGCCCCGGCGGGTGATCCGGCTCTGCTACCACCTCTTCCAGCGCGCCGCCCAGGCCAATACGCCGGTCACCCACGTCATGGTCCGTGAGGTGGTCCGGGTCCAGTTCGACCTGGCCAACCGGCAGGACGTCGCCGCCGACGTACGGCGGGTGCTCACTCAGGACGGCTGGTCGTACCAGCGGGACCATCTGGTCGGGTCGATGCGCGACCTCCCGGTGGACTTCTGGATACCCCTGGAGGAACGCAACGCCGGCTGTTGCGTGCTGCTCACCGAGTCGGTCCTCAAGTCCGAGGAGGTCGACGACCTCAACCGGCGGGTCGTCGCGATCCGGGCGGCGGTCCCGGACAGCGAGGTGGTCCTCGTCGTCGTCGGCCACCTGCCCGCGGAGTTCGCCGCGGACCTCGCCGGCACGTTCAGCGTCGAACCGATCGTCCACGATCCGCAGTCTTTCGCCGAGGATCTCTCCGGCAGCGTCAAGGCCCTGATGCGTCGGCTGGAGCAGGCGATCGGCGCGGACGCCCTGACCTCGGTACGGCAGCGGGTCGAGCGGATCCACCGGCAGCAGAGCAACACCCAGCGCTCCATCGAGCAGCTGTCTTACCAGCTCGACGAGATCCGGGGCGAGCTGCGCCAGGACCTGGCCGGCCCGGCGGGACGGCTGAGCGTCGTACCGGAGCGGCACGACGCGGCGACGGGGGTGACGTCCCCGCTGCCGGGGCGGGTGGCCCGGGTCTTCGTCGAGGCCATCACGGCACTGGACCAGCTCACCGGTTTCGAGCGGCGGCTGCGGGACGCGTTCGCCCCGCACCGCGTGGCGACCGTCGCTGGCGCCGACGGCGGGCAGGCGCTGCGGTCGCTGCTGCGCTCCCGGGACGTGCAGCGCGCGGTCGGTACGTCGGTGGTCCTCCGCCGGTTGATAGAGGCGTTCCGGGAAGGGGCCGAGCAGTGGTACGACGGCCACCGCGCGAATCCTCAGCCGACGGATCTGGAGCGGTTGGACCTGCTCTGCGAGACCTACGACGGGATCGCCGAGTACCTGCCGCTGTTCCAGTTGGACACCCTGAGCGGGCTGGCCGCGCCCGGCGCGGGTGGTGAGGACGGGGCAGACCCGGCCGATCGGTCGCGTACCTGGTCGCAGGCGCGGTCGGTCTTCGACGGGCTGGGTGGTCGGGTCCGTCAGTTGCTGCTGGCCGGCTGA
- a CDS encoding HEXXH motif domain-containing protein: protein MTPAGHRLPRSILDDLAKGQGGSATIELLRAAQHSKNLMLVRALVVLTHRVDHPDRAAVEAAYRMVGGLTRDQRRAAWGHPPVAAWAFGTASLLRRGGRAAAYPGLLAAVAAAAAVRARADADLDVPLDPATPGRLDLPGLGTLRVDPTATRARVRCAGGRAEVRCAGERIEIGYDHVPDHRWRPFPELRATHGGLSLRLLLDTGTWRHVPMTVEVGAHPIAGPVSDPGRWLHRLRGAWRLLTDEHRAVAEELSAALCALVPLAAPRAGVRSGTFHHGFGSVAMSLPPDARSTAVTLAHEIQHLKLAGLTDLFPLVEPGPEESFYAPWRPDPRPLDGLLHGAYAHLGVAGFWRRQRLVEHDRAARHHAEVEFARWTRAAGETVQVLTAQPRLTTVGRCLVDGMAPVLDRWAREPVTPDAAAEAGQLLAAHRARWDRERAGARPA, encoded by the coding sequence GTGACGCCGGCCGGGCACCGGCTGCCGCGATCCATCCTCGACGACCTCGCCAAGGGGCAGGGCGGCTCGGCCACCATCGAGCTGCTGAGGGCCGCACAGCACAGCAAGAACCTGATGCTGGTCCGGGCTCTGGTCGTCCTCACCCACCGGGTGGACCATCCGGACCGGGCAGCGGTCGAGGCGGCGTACCGGATGGTGGGTGGGCTGACCCGGGACCAGCGCCGGGCGGCGTGGGGCCATCCGCCGGTGGCCGCCTGGGCCTTCGGCACCGCGTCGCTGCTGCGCCGGGGCGGACGCGCGGCGGCGTACCCCGGTCTGCTCGCGGCGGTGGCCGCGGCCGCGGCGGTGCGGGCCCGCGCGGACGCCGACCTGGACGTGCCGCTCGACCCGGCCACGCCGGGACGGCTGGACCTGCCCGGCCTCGGCACCCTGCGGGTCGACCCCACGGCGACCCGCGCCCGGGTGCGGTGCGCCGGCGGGCGCGCGGAGGTGCGCTGCGCCGGCGAGCGGATCGAGATCGGGTACGACCACGTGCCCGACCACCGGTGGCGGCCCTTCCCCGAGCTGCGCGCCACCCACGGCGGGCTTTCGCTGCGGCTGCTGCTGGACACCGGGACGTGGCGACACGTGCCGATGACGGTCGAGGTCGGCGCCCACCCGATCGCCGGTCCCGTCTCCGACCCGGGCCGGTGGCTGCACCGGTTGCGCGGGGCGTGGCGCCTGCTCACCGACGAGCATCGGGCGGTCGCCGAGGAGCTGTCGGCGGCGCTCTGCGCACTGGTGCCGCTCGCCGCGCCTCGGGCCGGAGTCCGCAGCGGCACGTTCCACCACGGCTTCGGGTCGGTGGCGATGTCCCTGCCGCCGGATGCCCGTTCCACGGCGGTCACCCTGGCCCACGAGATCCAGCACCTGAAGCTGGCCGGGCTGACTGACCTGTTCCCGCTGGTGGAGCCGGGGCCGGAGGAGTCGTTCTACGCGCCGTGGCGACCCGACCCCCGACCGCTGGACGGCCTTCTGCACGGCGCGTACGCCCACCTGGGGGTCGCCGGCTTCTGGCGCCGGCAGCGGCTGGTGGAGCATGACCGGGCCGCCCGGCACCACGCCGAGGTCGAGTTCGCCCGGTGGACCCGGGCCGCCGGGGAGACCGTCCAGGTGCTGACCGCGCAGCCGCGCCTGACCACGGTCGGCCGGTGCCTGGTCGACGGCATGGCACCGGTCCTCGACCGCTGGGCCCGGGAACCGGTGACCCCGGACGCGGCGGCCGAAGCCGGGCAACTGCTCGCCGCGCACCGGGCCCGCTGGGACCGGGAGCGGGCCGGGGCGCGACCAGCGTGA